The Gemmatimonadota bacterium genome includes the window TGGAGCGAACCGGAAATCAAAGTACCCGGGTTTCCGTACGACCCGGATGCGGTCTACCACCACCGGGACAACGTCGCGATTCAGGAAGCCCGCAAGGGCAAGACCATTGCGGCGGGACAACAGGCTCAGTCCATCGACCGCTTTGGTCTCTGGTACCTCAAGGCCAACGCCACCGAGAGTGTCGACTTGCCCGACAGCGTGTACTACGACGGGGCTCAAACCAATTCTGCGATTCGCAAACTGGCCGACCTCGTGAAACGGAACCAGCCGTTCTTCTTCGGGGTCGGGTACTACCGGCCCCATCTGCCGTTCAACGCCCCGAAGAAGTACTGGGATCTCTACGACCGGAACGCGATTCCCCTGGCCCGAAACCGGTTCGTGCCCAAAGACGGGCCGGAAGCGGCCATCGACAACATGCGGGAGTTGCGCGGGTATGCCGATTTCGCCGAGGTCCCGCATCCGTTTCGGGGCGGGGTTACCGAAGCGCAAAGCCGGTTGTTGAAGCACGGGTACTACGCCTCAGTGAGCTACATCGATGCCCAGGTGGGTCGGCTCCTCGATCAACTCGACAGCCTTGGTCTCACCAAGAACACCATCGTCGTTCTCTGGGGCGATCACGGCTACAAACTCGGTGAGCACAACAGCTGGGCCAAGATGACCAACTACCAGATCGACACCCACTCTCCCTTGATCATCCGGGCGCCGGGCACGATCCCGGCCGGACTCAAGATCCGCCAGATGGTCGAGCTTGTGGACGTCTATCCGACCCTCAGTGAATTGGCGGGTCTCGAGGTGCCGTCTCACGTCCAAGGAGTGAGCGCGGTGCCGCTGGTCAAGAACCCCGGCCAGGCCTGGAAACCGGCGGTGTTCAGCCAATTTCTCCGGAAAGGGATCTGGGTGGCACCGGACGGCATTGAGTACATGGGCTACAGTATGCTCACCGATCGGTGGCACTACGTG containing:
- a CDS encoding DUF4976 domain-containing protein; translated protein: MALAGCRGGEPAKPNVLFIAVDDLRPALGAYGDSDIKTPNIDRLARSGVTFLDAHAQQAVCNPSRTSLMTGLRPDSSRVWDLETDFRNTVPDVVTLPQHFIRNGYYAAVIGKVYHNIIPDSLSWSEPEIKVPGFPYDPDAVYHHRDNVAIQEARKGKTIAAGQQAQSIDRFGLWYLKANATESVDLPDSVYYDGAQTNSAIRKLADLVKRNQPFFFGVGYYRPHLPFNAPKKYWDLYDRNAIPLARNRFVPKDGPEAAIDNMRELRGYADFAEVPHPFRGGVTEAQSRLLKHGYYASVSYIDAQVGRLLDQLDSLGLTKNTIVVLWGDHGYKLGEHNSWAKMTNYQIDTHSPLIIRAPGTIPAGLKIRQMVELVDVYPTLSELAGLEVPSHVQGVSAVPLVKNPGQAWKPAVFSQFLRKGIWVAPDGIEYMGYSMLTDRWHYVTWMNWSTKQFTAHELYDREADPDENVNLASRPEYATVRKDLEAERLAGWRAAVPAGH